One stretch of Lachnospiraceae bacterium oral taxon 096 DNA includes these proteins:
- a CDS encoding NYN domain-containing protein, with protein sequence MKKKAMIFIDGSNVFYDWKNSAGPGRNMDVHRFLDCVKNKFSDIDVIRTYYFISESEQNKNFLQSINKIPYFEVITGRLQQKPITITERYGLVCPECGKEVTGQVMTMTDKGTDVNIAVEMIRHAYEHSYEKAILISRDADFSGVVKIIKSLGMNVELVLFEGAQTKAQELSAEVDNVVVLHSDDYAECEMLYSGEY encoded by the coding sequence ATGAAAAAAAAGGCAATGATTTTTATTGATGGAAGCAATGTTTTTTATGATTGGAAGAATAGTGCAGGTCCAGGAAGAAATATGGATGTGCACCGCTTTTTAGATTGCGTGAAGAATAAGTTTTCAGATATAGATGTAATTCGAACCTATTATTTTATTAGTGAAAGTGAGCAAAATAAAAATTTCTTACAAAGTATCAATAAAATTCCATATTTTGAAGTAATTACAGGAAGACTACAACAAAAACCGATTACAATCACAGAGCGCTATGGGTTGGTTTGTCCAGAATGTGGAAAGGAAGTGACAGGACAGGTGATGACAATGACAGATAAGGGAACCGATGTCAATATTGCTGTGGAGATGATTCGCCATGCCTATGAGCATTCCTATGAAAAAGCAATTTTAATTTCGAGAGATGCGGATTTTTCTGGAGTTGTAAAGATTATTAAGAGTTTGGGGATGAATGTTGAATTAGTACTGTTTGAAGGAGCACAGACAAAGGCACAGGAATTATCTGCTGAAGTAGACAATGTTGTGGTTTTGCACAGTGATGATTATGCTGAATGTGAAATGTTATACAGTGGAGAGTACTAA
- a CDS encoding IS110 family transposase, translating to MKVTYQTCCGVDVHKSFLVATIIKTTAGIEPSYQKKRFSTFNNSILDFKSWLLKNECHDVCMESTGKYWVPVFNLLEDQINVTIANPKWVKAVKGNKDDTKDSKWIGDLFRLGLVKSSYIPCRLIRILREYTRYRYKLVSCRSSEKNRYQNALTVCNIALDSVVSDIFGKSSSSIIDYLLEQSGTTINHEEISSKLLKSLKSKEDAVIESIEGYQMTDAQKYRMRLIRAHMDYITAEINDIDKQIESLISSDPDYDKAIRLLTTIPGVKRDSAITIISEIGIDMSQFCNSKRLCCWAGLTPGNNESAGKKKSVRITRAGVYLKPALVQCAHAAVKSDKSPYYKTKYESLVKRRGKKRAVIAIARMILIAIYRMLSTGEVWNPSDLYKIDMPAPLAEKQKAKAIKQAKKLLQKEGLLPPDEPLAS from the coding sequence ATGAAAGTTACTTATCAAACCTGTTGTGGTGTCGATGTTCACAAATCTTTTCTTGTTGCCACAATCATCAAAACTACCGCCGGTATTGAACCTTCTTATCAAAAGAAGCGATTCTCTACCTTCAACAATTCTATTTTAGACTTTAAATCGTGGCTTCTTAAAAATGAATGCCATGATGTCTGTATGGAATCCACAGGTAAATACTGGGTTCCTGTCTTTAATCTTCTCGAAGATCAAATCAACGTTACCATTGCTAATCCCAAATGGGTTAAAGCTGTTAAGGGTAACAAGGACGATACCAAAGATTCTAAATGGATTGGAGACTTATTCCGACTGGGACTTGTGAAAAGCAGCTACATTCCTTGTAGGTTGATCCGTATTCTTAGAGAATACACAAGATATCGTTACAAGCTTGTTTCTTGCCGTTCAAGTGAAAAGAATAGATATCAGAATGCTCTTACTGTTTGTAATATCGCATTAGATTCTGTTGTATCCGATATCTTTGGGAAGTCATCCTCATCCATTATCGATTATCTGCTTGAACAATCAGGTACTACGATTAACCATGAAGAAATCTCTTCAAAACTTCTTAAGAGCCTCAAATCCAAAGAAGACGCTGTGATTGAATCTATCGAAGGATATCAGATGACTGATGCCCAGAAATATCGTATGCGCCTAATTCGCGCACATATGGATTATATCACAGCTGAAATCAATGATATAGATAAACAGATTGAATCTTTGATTTCTTCCGATCCTGATTATGATAAAGCTATTCGGTTACTAACTACCATTCCGGGTGTCAAACGTGATAGTGCAATTACTATCATCTCCGAAATTGGTATTGATATGTCTCAGTTTTGTAATTCTAAACGCTTATGTTGTTGGGCAGGTCTTACCCCCGGCAACAATGAATCTGCCGGTAAGAAGAAATCTGTCCGTATTACACGTGCCGGTGTCTACCTCAAACCTGCATTAGTACAGTGTGCTCATGCAGCCGTGAAATCTGACAAGTCTCCTTACTACAAAACGAAATATGAATCCCTTGTTAAACGCCGTGGCAAGAAAAGAGCTGTTATTGCCATTGCCCGTATGATTCTTATAGCCATCTACCGGATGCTGTCTACCGGAGAGGTATGGAATCCAAGCGATCTTTACAAAATCGATATGCCTGCACCTTTAGCTGAAAAACAGAAGGCTAAGGCTATCAAGCAAGCCAAAAAACTTTTACAAAAGGAAGGACTGCTTCCTCCTGATGAACCTTTAGCTTCTTGA
- a CDS encoding PH domain-containing protein: MAFNFRRLFEGAIGNYSEVNIDDLYEEYGMYLMEDEEIEIGFKLIRDALIFTDKRIIMTDQQGATGMKMTVESINLYSIVNVKMETSGFGFDDSQLTFTYISSPDLKCRPPEYCSRTLEFPKHYDVQKLYLTLQELAYNNCLRLNGLD; the protein is encoded by the coding sequence ATGGCATTTAACTTTCGCCGCCTATTTGAAGGCGCCATTGGCAATTACAGCGAGGTCAATATTGATGATCTCTATGAAGAATATGGTATGTACTTGATGGAAGATGAAGAAATTGAAATTGGATTTAAACTTATTCGAGATGCACTCATTTTCACAGACAAACGCATTATTATGACAGACCAACAGGGCGCAACAGGAATGAAAATGACAGTAGAATCTATTAATCTCTATTCCATTGTCAATGTAAAGATGGAAACTTCAGGCTTTGGCTTTGATGACAGCCAGCTGACCTTCACCTACATTTCATCCCCAGACTTAAAATGTCGCCCACCTGAGTATTGCTCACGCACCCTCGAATTTCCAAAACACTATGATGTACAAAAGTTATATCTAACTTTGCAAGAGCTCGCATATAATAATTGCCTGCGACTCAATGGCTTAGATTGA
- a CDS encoding phage antirepressor KilAC domain-containing protein — protein sequence MTNFREAAKQLSIRQIDFVNFLLEKKYVYRDTRGKVMPYADRNTGLFEVKECFNEKTKWCDTQTLFTPKDRETFSLLYLQS from the coding sequence TTGACGAACTTTAGAGAGGCGGCGAAGCAATTAAGTATTAGGCAAATTGACTTTGTGAACTTCCTACTCGAAAAGAAGTATGTTTATAGGGATACGCGAGGGAAGGTAATGCCATACGCCGATAGAAACACTGGGCTATTTGAGGTAAAAGAGTGCTTTAATGAGAAGACAAAGTGGTGTGACACACAAACGCTTTTCACTCCAAAAGACCGAGAGACCTTTAGTTTGTTATACTTGCAATCTTAG
- a CDS encoding NFACT family protein has translation MALDGFVISNITHELSNSLSGGRINKIAMPDKDELIFTIKAGKSTQRLLISASPSLPLLYLTQVNKPSPMTAPAFCMLLRKHIGSARILSITQLGLERIVCFHFEHLDELGDVCQKKLYVELMGKYSNIIFTDNDDNIIDSIKRVPAQVSSLREVLPGRKYFLPDELKKADILSVSEEDFSKIIRSSNLSLVKALYQSFAGISPLIASEMVTRASLSNQTDILSDIECRHLYHTIHLLIEDIQNGRFIPNIIYRAGEPFEFSSIILESYQGEDFTIKKYDSISTLLFDFYSAKDNIARIRQKSADLRKVVQNALERAVKKFDLQSKQLRDTKKKDKFKVYGDLLNTYGYTLSGGEDKFTCENYYDENKEITIPLDPTLNATDNAKKFYDKYAKLKRTDEALSEEIQKTAQDIEHLNSIAISLDIATDEADLAQIKEELIEFGYIRKHHIGKKAKINSKPMHFLSSDGFHIYVGKNNYQNEELTFKVATGNDWWFHAKGVAGSHVIVKSENKELSDRTFEEAAALAAYYSKARDNEKVEIDYIQKKNIKKVPGAAPGFVIYHTNWSMIATPANHLQEL, from the coding sequence ATGGCACTTGATGGATTTGTAATCTCCAATATTACCCACGAACTTTCAAATTCGCTATCTGGCGGAAGAATTAATAAAATTGCTATGCCCGACAAGGATGAATTGATTTTTACCATTAAAGCAGGAAAAAGCACACAGAGACTTTTAATTTCAGCAAGTCCCTCCCTCCCCCTGCTCTATTTGACACAGGTCAACAAACCAAGCCCGATGACCGCACCTGCATTTTGTATGCTCCTAAGAAAACATATCGGATCGGCAAGAATTTTATCCATCACTCAACTTGGACTAGAACGCATTGTCTGTTTTCACTTTGAACATCTCGATGAGCTCGGCGATGTGTGTCAAAAAAAGCTCTATGTCGAATTAATGGGTAAATATTCTAATATTATTTTTACTGACAATGACGACAATATTATTGATAGTATTAAGCGTGTCCCCGCACAAGTCAGCTCTCTTCGAGAGGTTCTTCCGGGACGAAAATACTTTCTTCCCGATGAACTAAAAAAGGCAGATATTCTATCTGTCAGCGAAGAGGATTTTTCAAAAATCATCCGATCGAGCAACCTCTCTCTTGTCAAGGCCCTCTACCAGTCCTTTGCTGGTATCAGCCCATTGATAGCCAGTGAAATGGTCACTCGTGCCTCTCTATCTAATCAGACAGATATTCTATCTGATATTGAATGTAGGCATCTCTATCATACGATTCATCTTCTCATTGAAGATATCCAAAATGGTCGCTTCATACCAAATATTATTTACCGTGCTGGCGAACCTTTTGAGTTTAGCTCCATCATTTTAGAGAGCTATCAGGGTGAAGATTTTACTATAAAAAAGTATGATTCCATTAGCACTTTGCTCTTTGACTTTTATTCTGCCAAAGACAATATTGCTCGCATCCGCCAAAAATCAGCTGACCTTCGAAAAGTTGTTCAAAATGCCCTTGAGCGTGCAGTCAAAAAATTTGATTTGCAGTCAAAGCAATTAAGAGATACAAAGAAAAAGGATAAATTCAAAGTCTATGGTGATCTTCTCAACACTTATGGCTACACACTCTCTGGAGGTGAAGATAAATTTACTTGTGAAAATTATTACGATGAAAACAAGGAAATCACCATTCCTCTTGACCCCACCCTCAACGCCACAGACAATGCCAAAAAGTTTTATGACAAGTATGCAAAATTAAAGCGAACAGATGAGGCATTGAGTGAAGAAATTCAAAAGACTGCTCAGGACATTGAGCATCTTAACTCCATTGCCATCTCCCTTGATATTGCTACAGATGAAGCAGATCTTGCTCAAATTAAAGAGGAACTAATTGAATTTGGCTATATCCGAAAACACCATATTGGAAAGAAAGCTAAAATTAATTCAAAACCGATGCATTTTCTCTCCAGTGATGGATTCCACATCTATGTGGGAAAGAATAATTACCAAAACGAAGAATTGACCTTTAAAGTCGCCACAGGAAATGATTGGTGGTTTCACGCTAAGGGTGTGGCTGGGTCTCATGTTATTGTCAAATCAGAAAATAAAGAGTTGAGTGATCGCACATTTGAAGAAGCTGCTGCACTAGCGGCCTACTATTCAAAGGCCCGAGACAATGAAAAGGTAGAAATTGATTATATTCAGAAAAAGAATATCAAAAAAGTACCCGGTGCAGCCCCTGGATTTGTCATCTATCACACAAATTGGTCAATGATTGCAACCCCCGCTAACCATCTTCAAGAACTATAG
- a CDS encoding chemotaxis protein — MATAQSKATRKYEAKAGWMSKTYKLKREVVERFAQACEKQGVSQAGQLARMMEEFIKESE, encoded by the coding sequence ATGGCAACGGCACAATCAAAGGCAACAAGAAAGTATGAGGCGAAAGCTGGTTGGATGTCCAAGACCTATAAGCTGAAGCGGGAGGTCGTAGAGAGGTTTGCACAGGCTTGTGAAAAGCAAGGCGTTAGCCAAGCAGGGCAGTTAGCGAGAATGATGGAAGAGTTCATCAAAGAAAGCGAATAG